Proteins found in one Sporosarcina jeotgali genomic segment:
- a CDS encoding NAD-dependent epimerase/dehydratase family protein: protein MKVLVTGGAGFIGSYVTEELIAQNHEVAVIDNLSTGKMSQVPKSAVFYKGDIRKKEIEKFFADFQPDCVIHLAAQVSVAKSLQAPLNDSEVNIIGTINVLEACVKYHVKKIVFASTAALYGNPGYLPLDEDHQMKPISFYGLSKKHAEAYIRMFSRLHGITYTILRYANVYGMRQDSNGEAGVVSIFIDNFLNNQPLTILGDGNQTRDFIFVKDVARANVIALTNGDNEIINIGTQKETSVQNILNELNEITGRDIVPVFLEERPDDIKNSCLANEKAKTVLGWEPSYSFADGLNMTIRYCEQEMLIQS, encoded by the coding sequence ATGAAAGTGCTGGTGACAGGCGGGGCAGGATTTATCGGATCGTACGTTACTGAGGAGTTAATTGCACAAAATCATGAGGTTGCAGTAATAGATAACCTTTCAACAGGGAAAATGAGTCAAGTTCCTAAATCAGCTGTTTTCTATAAAGGAGATATACGAAAAAAAGAAATAGAAAAGTTTTTTGCTGACTTTCAACCGGACTGTGTCATTCATTTAGCTGCCCAAGTGTCTGTAGCAAAATCTTTACAAGCACCATTAAACGATAGTGAAGTAAATATTATTGGCACGATTAATGTACTGGAGGCATGTGTGAAATATCATGTGAAAAAAATAGTTTTTGCTTCAACGGCTGCATTATACGGAAATCCGGGGTATTTGCCGCTTGATGAGGACCATCAAATGAAGCCTATTTCATTTTATGGATTGTCTAAAAAGCATGCGGAAGCATATATAAGAATGTTTTCCAGACTGCACGGGATCACTTACACCATTTTGCGTTATGCCAATGTATATGGAATGAGACAAGACTCGAATGGAGAGGCAGGAGTCGTGTCGATTTTCATTGATAACTTTTTGAACAATCAACCTCTTACTATTCTGGGAGATGGGAATCAAACGAGAGATTTTATTTTTGTGAAAGATGTAGCCAGAGCCAATGTGATTGCGTTAACGAATGGAGACAATGAAATCATTAACATTGGTACACAAAAGGAAACTTCAGTGCAAAACATCTTAAACGAATTGAATGAGATAACCGGAAGGGACATAGTGCCTGTTTTTCTTGAGGAGCGCCCTGATGATATTAAGAACAGTTGCTTAGCGAACGAAAAAGCGAAAACTGTACTTGGATGGGAACCATCGTATTCATTTGCTGATGGGCTGAATATGACGATTAGATACTGTGAGCAAGAAATGTTAATACAGAGCTGA
- a CDS encoding YveK family protein, whose amino-acid sequence MQREMTLKDFFFLIKKRILLISVTAAVLVAITALAAFYIFKPVYEASEYILVGNLQNKNQENSYEETQKIPRMMASSVDFIKSPIVLNAVKEELGLKGHSFDGKLVIRNNKDSQLIIITVKDQDEKLARDIANTTAVIAIDKMNGLLQFDQVKLLGKNDDVIKTNNELAALAIALIAGLLAGIGLAVVREQLDSSFKREGIVEELLGVPLLGSFSEKIELQKIGRGAYPYSGPDDERRSLVVQEKKRQVDKATEVS is encoded by the coding sequence ATGCAAAGAGAGATGACTCTAAAAGATTTCTTTTTTTTAATTAAGAAAAGAATTCTTCTGATCAGTGTGACAGCGGCTGTCTTAGTTGCCATTACCGCACTGGCTGCATTCTATATTTTTAAACCGGTATATGAAGCCAGTGAATATATCCTGGTAGGTAATTTACAAAACAAAAACCAAGAAAATTCCTATGAAGAAACTCAAAAGATTCCACGTATGATGGCGTCTTCTGTAGATTTTATTAAAAGTCCCATTGTATTAAATGCAGTGAAAGAAGAATTAGGGTTAAAAGGACACTCATTTGATGGGAAATTAGTAATTAGAAACAACAAAGACTCTCAGCTCATTATCATTACTGTAAAGGATCAAGACGAAAAACTGGCCAGAGATATCGCCAATACGACAGCAGTTATCGCCATCGATAAAATGAATGGCCTCCTTCAATTTGATCAAGTGAAACTTCTTGGGAAAAATGATGATGTTATTAAAACCAATAATGAACTAGCTGCACTAGCTATCGCTTTAATCGCAGGACTATTAGCTGGTATTGGACTAGCAGTCGTCCGCGAGCAGTTAGATAGCTCGTTTAAAAGAGAAGGGATTGTAGAAGAGTTGCTCGGTGTACCGCTTTTAGGAAGTTTTAGCGAGAAAATAGAACTTCAAAAGATTGGCAGGGGAGCATACCCCTATAGTGGCCCAGACGATGAAAGGAGGTCATTGGTTGTTCAGGAAAAGAAAAGACAAGTGGATAAAGCAACTGAAGTCTCCTAG
- a CDS encoding CpsD/CapB family tyrosine-protein kinase, protein MIRMNTQHILKNERCILMVTSPEDNSGQSLISLKLASSFAEAGKRVLLVDMNFRGPIIHRLFDMPNTKGLSNILRGEQGEISKVSVDNLHFLPAGSLPIYLESLSKIEQLLVAWHRIYDVILLDTPAFLTAADSQLVSSVCSGVILVIQEDQTKEKDALQVKKVLNRANTQLLGAVYQTS, encoded by the coding sequence ATGATCAGAATGAATACACAACATATATTGAAGAACGAAAGGTGTATTTTAATGGTAACCTCCCCGGAAGATAATTCCGGTCAATCACTGATCTCTTTGAAACTGGCAAGTTCATTTGCTGAAGCAGGAAAAAGAGTGCTGCTAGTAGATATGAATTTCAGAGGACCTATTATTCATCGTCTGTTTGATATGCCAAATACTAAAGGATTAAGCAATATATTAAGAGGAGAACAAGGTGAAATTTCTAAAGTATCCGTTGATAATCTGCATTTTCTTCCCGCAGGTTCCTTGCCGATTTACCTAGAGAGCTTAAGTAAAATTGAACAGCTTCTAGTTGCATGGCATCGAATCTACGATGTCATCCTATTGGATACTCCAGCATTTTTGACAGCTGCAGACTCACAACTGGTTTCTTCAGTTTGCAGTGGTGTCATCCTGGTGATTCAGGAAGACCAGACAAAAGAAAAGGATGCTTTGCAGGTGAAAAAAGTTTTGAATAGAGCTAACACCCAGCTATTAGGAGCAGTATACCAAACAAGTTGA
- a CDS encoding oligosaccharide flippase family protein: protein MKREKKNSIGKNAVYLFYSTIFSSGLNAVTLIILAKYLDSQSYGMFSIALAYALIMGYCTDAGISVAVLREGSKNEVSLPELISSFVKVRLVLLGVTFIAGYFLIQLLYQNQPELMKTMYYLMLPMVTGLALQSISITYFQLIEEMQYLGLIRICSAVLLVVSVLGGMMLALHPFLICLLYGTSYLLAGIVGIHLVGKRTTIHFKHAFHRGLLKNVTSFIISGLLVVLLPQLGPIVLERTLTLKQVGFFAVAYRIPSALYQIPGVLAGAFYPALFKSYHSKGEAAHLQLNLLQVKMMALTGMAMTVSFFYIPELLIRTLFGEQWVSASKALQILSFMLVLQSINVALADGLTTKALHYRRTAIQAAALIFGIGFYVGFSHQFGIEGAACAAVGIELISLAGYWVLNPAKKALAVNMLIPYLSFFSVLFVIMNYFLSESPVLAACLHLLSLTVILAADRGLLHKLRALIVKDKRAEAETIERGIGDGLS, encoded by the coding sequence GTGAAACGTGAGAAAAAGAACTCCATTGGTAAAAATGCAGTTTATTTATTTTACAGCACAATCTTTTCTAGTGGACTTAACGCGGTAACACTTATAATTTTGGCAAAGTATTTGGACTCTCAAAGTTATGGAATGTTTAGTATTGCCTTAGCGTACGCCTTGATTATGGGCTACTGCACGGATGCCGGAATAAGTGTCGCGGTACTCCGTGAAGGTTCTAAGAACGAAGTGAGTCTGCCTGAATTAATCTCATCCTTTGTCAAAGTCAGGCTTGTGTTATTAGGGGTCACATTTATAGCGGGGTATTTCTTAATCCAATTACTTTATCAGAATCAGCCAGAGCTGATGAAAACTATGTATTATTTAATGCTGCCTATGGTGACAGGATTGGCATTGCAGAGTATTAGTATTACTTACTTTCAACTAATAGAAGAAATGCAGTACTTAGGCCTGATTCGTATTTGTTCAGCTGTGCTGCTTGTCGTTTCTGTTTTAGGCGGGATGATGCTGGCATTGCATCCGTTCTTGATTTGCCTGTTATATGGAACTTCGTATTTACTTGCAGGAATCGTGGGGATTCACTTGGTAGGAAAGAGGACCACCATCCACTTTAAGCATGCGTTCCATAGAGGATTGCTAAAGAATGTGACGTCTTTCATTATTAGTGGTTTGCTGGTCGTCCTGCTTCCGCAGCTGGGACCTATTGTGCTGGAAAGGACATTAACTCTGAAACAGGTTGGTTTTTTTGCTGTTGCCTATCGTATTCCTTCTGCGCTATATCAAATCCCGGGAGTACTCGCAGGTGCATTCTACCCGGCACTGTTTAAGAGCTATCACAGCAAAGGTGAGGCGGCGCATTTACAGCTAAATCTGCTTCAAGTAAAAATGATGGCATTAACAGGCATGGCGATGACAGTATCCTTCTTTTATATACCCGAACTCTTAATTAGAACGTTGTTTGGAGAACAGTGGGTATCCGCTTCTAAAGCTTTGCAAATTTTGTCTTTCATGCTAGTACTGCAAAGTATTAATGTAGCGCTGGCTGATGGGCTGACAACAAAAGCTCTGCATTATCGGAGAACAGCGATTCAGGCAGCAGCCCTCATATTTGGAATTGGTTTCTATGTTGGGTTTAGTCATCAGTTTGGTATCGAAGGTGCGGCGTGTGCCGCAGTGGGAATCGAGCTGATTTCTTTAGCGGGATATTGGGTATTAAACCCGGCTAAGAAAGCGCTGGCAGTGAACATGTTAATTCCTTATCTATCCTTCTTTAGTGTTCTATTTGTAATCATGAATTATTTCCTCTCCGAATCTCCTGTGCTCGCTGCATGTCTTCACTTATTGTCTTTAACAGTGATTCTGGCAGCTGATCGAGGATTGCTGCATAAACTGAGGGCGTTAATAGTTAAGGATAAAAGAGCGGAAGCAGAGACGATAGAGCGGGGGATAGGGGATGGACTTTCTTAA
- a CDS encoding O-antigen ligase family protein: MDFLKSVTQKERHTGLFLILFTFMLSNYNVYIGFYLKPYMILLVIFLLFHLSSFSFQKMYSFEIMLLLFYLFYVLTGAFSAYPFASIRMMAGIALLIGFYFILKFVLRTYSDFAIQEAIAKSGLLFNGASLLMYIAGIKKMGLQAAEEMSVSYGVLFDRDYPRLVGLLLDPNLFVFYNSIFFAYFLTNMTSLRNKIGFALCTLTTVLTFSRGGILAMFLIILIYIVISNSSKRWKTLSAMGMIFIPAAYFAVFIMKINVGALLGGRIEDFSSDGGSGRFELWGRAWEYFLAHPVIGIGADNFIEYNNIQYGENLYTHNTLLQILTESGLLGFTLYVLFLLLVFVQLLKRRLMKEHMYLLLIFIAFLLQIMSLSLIIHEVFILYLAILSVTLQRVEKVYGENDHKTSNVQLTL; the protein is encoded by the coding sequence ATGGACTTTCTTAAATCTGTCACTCAAAAAGAGCGGCATACCGGCCTGTTTTTGATACTTTTTACCTTCATGCTAAGTAATTATAACGTGTATATTGGTTTTTATTTAAAACCGTATATGATCCTTCTAGTTATTTTCTTACTCTTTCATCTCTCTTCATTTTCGTTTCAAAAGATGTACTCATTTGAAATAATGCTTCTTTTATTTTATTTGTTTTACGTTTTGACGGGCGCTTTTTCTGCATATCCATTTGCAAGCATCCGCATGATGGCGGGGATAGCTCTGCTGATTGGCTTTTATTTCATATTAAAGTTTGTCTTGAGAACGTATTCGGATTTCGCAATTCAAGAGGCGATTGCGAAATCTGGATTACTTTTTAATGGCGCCAGTCTTCTGATGTATATAGCTGGCATCAAAAAAATGGGGCTGCAGGCGGCTGAGGAAATGTCGGTCAGTTATGGCGTTCTCTTCGACAGGGATTATCCAAGGCTAGTCGGTTTGCTGCTAGATCCCAATTTGTTCGTGTTCTATAACTCTATATTCTTTGCATACTTCCTAACGAATATGACCAGTTTGAGAAATAAAATCGGATTTGCACTATGCACGCTCACAACGGTCCTGACTTTTTCAAGAGGCGGTATTCTGGCAATGTTCCTCATAATTTTAATCTATATCGTTATCAGCAATTCTTCTAAAAGATGGAAAACACTGTCGGCGATGGGGATGATCTTCATACCAGCTGCATATTTTGCAGTATTCATTATGAAAATTAATGTAGGTGCACTTCTTGGGGGAAGGATTGAGGACTTTTCGAGCGATGGAGGAAGCGGGCGTTTTGAGCTATGGGGACGGGCATGGGAATACTTTTTAGCACATCCAGTTATAGGAATTGGAGCAGATAACTTTATCGAATACAACAATATTCAATATGGTGAAAATCTGTACACACATAATACACTGTTACAAATTTTAACGGAGTCTGGCTTGTTAGGATTTACTTTATATGTCTTATTCCTGCTCCTGGTTTTTGTTCAGCTGCTGAAAAGACGCTTAATGAAAGAGCACATGTATTTACTTTTAATTTTTATAGCATTTCTATTGCAAATCATGTCGCTTTCTTTAATTATTCATGAAGTATTTATTCTTTACCTCGCTATTCTTTCTGTAACTCTTCAAAGGGTGGAGAAGGTATATGGTGAAAATGATCATAAGACCTCGAACGTTCAACTGACTCTTTAG
- a CDS encoding glycosyltransferase family 4 protein — protein MNVLIMTDKLITGGAENYFCKLENQLKHPEYVFYTAAGPGELFEQIHNKVHFSLLSRSNHLANLLTIKKRIVESEIGLIHANSLRMVLYAVVLKKLLPNKPSIIYTKHNVTMMENRFRNIFVSLVNRHLTRVITVSDDERLNLLQLGVQTEKAATIYNGVDLRKFRYYPKKQTDTFKVGILARLSSEKNHELFLEIAKRLKSDRHIQFYIGGEGPEYTKIHQMIENAELTQHVHMMGDIRNPEKFIGEMDVLLLTSHREVFPMVILEAMAVGTPIISANTGGIKEAINSDNVGFLVSDYSIDDFCKYINVMKNNPSLRLKMAEDANLRVQKNFSLEKMINATMEQYLQKR, from the coding sequence ATGAACGTGTTAATAATGACAGATAAACTCATAACAGGCGGAGCTGAAAACTACTTTTGTAAATTGGAAAATCAGCTAAAGCATCCTGAGTATGTTTTTTACACAGCAGCCGGACCAGGAGAGCTTTTCGAGCAAATTCACAATAAAGTACACTTCAGTCTCTTGTCGCGCAGTAATCATCTTGCGAACTTGCTGACAATTAAAAAGAGGATAGTGGAGTCAGAGATTGGTCTAATTCATGCAAATAGTTTAAGAATGGTCTTGTATGCTGTAGTCCTGAAAAAACTCCTCCCTAATAAGCCATCGATTATCTATACAAAACATAATGTCACGATGATGGAAAACCGTTTTCGTAACATCTTTGTTTCGTTAGTAAATCGACATCTTACTAGAGTTATAACCGTCAGTGACGATGAACGATTAAACCTCTTGCAACTGGGCGTTCAGACAGAAAAGGCAGCAACCATCTATAACGGAGTGGACTTGCGAAAGTTCAGGTATTATCCAAAAAAGCAAACAGACACCTTTAAGGTGGGAATCCTCGCAAGACTCTCGTCAGAAAAAAACCATGAATTATTTCTGGAAATTGCTAAAAGACTCAAAAGTGACCGTCATATTCAGTTTTATATAGGCGGAGAAGGACCGGAATACACAAAAATCCATCAAATGATTGAAAATGCCGAGCTGACACAACACGTGCATATGATGGGGGATATAAGGAATCCAGAGAAATTCATTGGTGAGATGGATGTGCTTCTTTTAACTTCTCATCGTGAAGTATTTCCAATGGTGATTCTTGAAGCGATGGCTGTTGGCACCCCAATCATTTCCGCGAATACAGGCGGCATTAAAGAAGCAATTAATAGCGACAACGTAGGGTTTCTTGTATCAGACTACTCGATTGATGACTTTTGTAAGTACATTAATGTGATGAAAAACAATCCATCGCTGAGACTGAAAATGGCGGAAGATGCTAATCTGCGGGTCCAGAAAAACTTTTCTTTAGAAAAAATGATTAACGCAACGATGGAGCAGTATTTGCAGAAAAGATAA
- a CDS encoding sugar transferase, which yields MLRNSERRTGKMLLVLVDIALIHLGYITASLLLDSAASPLGNAQSVTYIAALTCSVLYLFGFYSGLKRKGFTHLIYIILFSITITAFLSILGGSYYLMHDLSLEIVLTASLIHIPLLIASRLVFWQTIKGLHGKKKVLIIANDETGGIALADKLRSHYKGWYIANGLFLASGENRLGDYLNDIDVVLISPLIDEKQRTRLVSLCVKYEKEILIVPQFFDLFLQGSVQQQVDDMLVLSIPAVKSTIVNRWVKRAFDLVGSFILVLAASPVMILLWVLIRLTSKGPALFKQERLGINGKPYLIYKFRSMVQDAEKETGPVLATERDSRITTIGRWMRAARLDELPQLYNVVKGEMSLVGPRPERKFFCDQFQREMEEYSYRMTVKPGLTGLAQVMAKYTTTAEDKLRFDLIYIRHYSLGSDIKIVLQTIRILFQRGQAAGTGEINNQKETEVIPVTRI from the coding sequence ATGTTAAGGAATAGCGAAAGGCGCACTGGAAAAATGTTACTTGTATTAGTCGATATTGCGTTAATTCATTTAGGTTACATTACTGCTTCCTTACTTTTGGATAGTGCTGCCTCTCCTTTAGGTAATGCTCAATCAGTAACGTATATAGCAGCGTTAACATGCAGTGTTTTGTATCTCTTCGGCTTTTATTCGGGTTTGAAGCGAAAAGGGTTTACCCATTTAATCTATATCATCCTTTTTTCTATAACCATTACTGCATTTTTATCGATTTTGGGCGGCAGTTATTATCTTATGCACGATCTTTCACTCGAAATCGTTTTAACCGCGAGCTTGATTCATATCCCTCTTTTAATAGCAAGCCGCTTAGTTTTTTGGCAAACGATAAAGGGACTTCATGGGAAGAAAAAAGTGCTGATTATCGCGAATGATGAAACCGGCGGAATTGCGCTAGCTGACAAGCTTCGTTCGCATTATAAAGGCTGGTATATCGCCAATGGCTTGTTTCTGGCAAGCGGGGAAAATCGGCTGGGAGATTATTTGAATGATATCGATGTTGTACTGATCAGTCCTTTGATCGATGAAAAACAAAGAACGCGACTTGTTAGTCTGTGTGTGAAGTATGAAAAGGAAATACTGATTGTCCCTCAATTCTTTGACCTGTTTCTACAAGGATCAGTTCAACAGCAAGTGGATGACATGCTTGTTCTTTCAATCCCAGCGGTAAAGTCTACGATCGTCAATCGATGGGTCAAACGTGCTTTTGACTTAGTTGGTTCCTTTATATTGGTGCTGGCCGCTAGTCCGGTAATGATTCTTTTATGGGTGTTAATACGATTAACGTCTAAAGGTCCGGCATTGTTCAAGCAAGAGCGTCTTGGAATAAATGGAAAGCCTTATTTAATTTATAAATTCAGAAGCATGGTTCAAGATGCGGAAAAAGAGACAGGACCTGTATTGGCGACAGAGCGCGATTCAAGGATAACAACTATTGGCAGATGGATGCGGGCTGCACGGCTTGACGAATTGCCGCAATTGTACAATGTCGTGAAAGGGGAGATGAGCCTTGTTGGACCGCGGCCGGAGAGAAAGTTTTTTTGCGATCAATTCCAGCGGGAGATGGAGGAATATTCTTACAGGATGACTGTGAAACCTGGACTGACAGGACTTGCACAAGTAATGGCAAAATATACAACTACAGCTGAAGATAAGCTGAGATTTGACTTGATCTATATTCGCCATTACTCACTTGGAAGTGATATTAAAATTGTCCTGCAGACAATTCGGATACTTTTTCAGCGCGGGCAGGCAGCAGGGACGGGAGAAATCAATAATCAGAAGGAAACGGAAGTTATTCCAGTTACCCGAATATAA
- a CDS encoding glycosyltransferase, which produces MNILFITHRKPEIPGKGDQVRAYQQIRSLVNKGHTVHCLYQENEEASWCCGSSLLNGVNDEKYKMNAKNNRFSILRSFLFKGYPLSVSLASFPILNVLLERILSETQYDVIHVQSKMLHNFQSLNTSGSKVIVDYIDAISLNLERRYQWSNNPFEKLIVRGELGRMKRYELFIKTQSSKAIITSPADKEFLHSRRVKEVDIVPNYIDLSYFHRNLSENRMKALVFTGTMDYAPNVDAAKRLVKEIYLPLKAKNPDLECWLVGANPAADIKKLNNIPGVVVTGFVEDIRPWQWKAAVYVCPLRFGAGQQNKILEAAGLGCPIVMSTITNSGIGFTHQEEAFVCEHNEEFIKEIERLLNDHELAGMVTAKASDFVSEHFSQKKVGDQLVSAYTAS; this is translated from the coding sequence ATGAATATCTTATTTATTACTCATCGAAAGCCGGAAATTCCCGGTAAAGGGGATCAAGTGAGAGCGTATCAGCAAATAAGAAGTTTAGTGAATAAAGGACATACCGTTCACTGCCTGTATCAAGAAAATGAGGAAGCATCCTGGTGCTGCGGTTCTTCTTTATTGAACGGTGTGAATGATGAAAAGTACAAAATGAATGCAAAAAACAATCGTTTTTCAATTTTAAGGAGCTTTCTTTTTAAAGGATATCCATTAAGTGTATCGCTCGCTTCATTTCCTATTTTAAACGTGCTTCTTGAACGGATTTTAAGTGAAACGCAATATGACGTTATACACGTGCAATCAAAAATGCTCCATAATTTCCAGTCATTAAATACCTCAGGTTCAAAAGTGATTGTGGACTATATTGATGCAATCAGCCTGAACCTGGAAAGAAGATACCAGTGGTCAAATAATCCATTCGAAAAGCTGATCGTCCGGGGAGAATTGGGGAGGATGAAAAGGTATGAACTGTTCATAAAAACACAAAGTTCCAAAGCCATTATTACCTCTCCGGCGGATAAGGAATTTCTTCATTCCAGACGGGTCAAAGAAGTAGATATAGTTCCTAATTATATTGACTTGTCCTACTTTCACCGGAATCTTTCGGAAAACAGAATGAAGGCATTAGTATTCACTGGAACCATGGACTATGCCCCTAATGTAGACGCAGCCAAAAGGCTTGTGAAAGAGATTTACCTTCCGCTTAAAGCAAAAAACCCTGATTTGGAATGCTGGCTGGTAGGAGCAAATCCTGCAGCTGACATAAAAAAATTGAACAATATCCCTGGCGTTGTTGTAACGGGATTTGTAGAAGATATTAGGCCGTGGCAATGGAAGGCGGCTGTCTATGTTTGCCCTTTGCGTTTTGGTGCCGGTCAGCAAAACAAAATATTGGAAGCAGCGGGTCTTGGTTGTCCGATAGTCATGAGTACGATAACCAATTCAGGAATTGGTTTTACCCATCAGGAAGAAGCGTTTGTTTGCGAACATAATGAAGAATTTATTAAGGAGATTGAACGACTTTTGAACGACCATGAATTAGCAGGAATGGTAACTGCGAAGGCAAGCGATTTTGTGTCGGAACATTTCTCGCAGAAAAAAGTAGGTGACCAATTAGTTTCAGCATACACAGCATCATAA
- a CDS encoding sugar phosphate nucleotidyltransferase, with amino-acid sequence MELILLSGGSGKRLWPLSNESRSKQFLQVLADDEGLMESMLQRVWRQLDKAGLQQSAMIATSKSQVDAIQNQIGSGIPLSIEPERRDTFSAIALAAVYLYSVKGVGSQEVVAVLPVDPYVEESFFKRVAELEDTLNNSHADLALIGKKPTFPSEKYGYLTPKSDSQQLEYLEVSHFKEKPAYQQAADLVEQHALWNTGVFAFKLEYILSILEERGLPIVYDELYKKYSLLPNRSFDYEVVEKAEKVVALPYEGEWKDLGTWNTLTEEMAENEIGNCVMTENSSNTHLINELTIPIAAIGVKDLIIAASPDGILVSKKSESPRVKELIDGVNKRPMYEERRWGWYRVLDHMKVRDGAEVITKRICIKASKNISYQTHSYRHEVWTIIKGTGEFALNGELYSVKAGDVLQIPIEAAHGIKAITDLEFIEVQSGSKLIEEDIIRIYMKWDEVVTHCSAVVS; translated from the coding sequence TTGGAATTAATTTTACTATCTGGTGGATCTGGAAAACGCTTGTGGCCATTATCAAATGAATCACGATCAAAACAATTTCTGCAAGTGCTTGCTGATGATGAGGGTCTGATGGAATCGATGTTACAAAGAGTGTGGAGACAGCTGGATAAGGCTGGTCTGCAGCAATCTGCAATGATTGCCACAAGCAAGTCTCAGGTAGATGCAATTCAAAACCAAATTGGTTCTGGTATTCCTCTTAGTATTGAACCCGAAAGAAGAGATACTTTTTCTGCAATCGCCCTTGCCGCTGTCTACTTATATTCTGTCAAAGGGGTTGGTTCACAGGAAGTTGTTGCAGTACTTCCTGTTGATCCGTATGTTGAAGAAAGCTTTTTTAAACGAGTAGCTGAGTTAGAAGACACACTTAATAACTCCCATGCAGACCTTGCATTAATAGGGAAGAAGCCGACATTCCCATCAGAGAAATATGGCTATCTGACTCCAAAAAGTGATAGTCAGCAGCTGGAGTATTTAGAGGTCAGTCATTTTAAGGAAAAGCCTGCTTATCAGCAAGCAGCAGATTTAGTAGAACAGCACGCATTGTGGAATACAGGCGTGTTTGCGTTTAAGTTGGAGTATATACTGTCAATCCTGGAGGAACGGGGATTGCCAATCGTATATGATGAACTTTACAAAAAGTATTCGCTTCTGCCTAATCGTTCATTTGATTATGAAGTTGTCGAAAAAGCGGAAAAGGTAGTCGCTCTTCCTTATGAAGGAGAGTGGAAAGACCTTGGCACATGGAACACGCTAACAGAAGAAATGGCTGAAAATGAAATCGGGAACTGTGTAATGACTGAGAATTCCTCCAACACCCACTTAATAAACGAGCTGACTATTCCTATTGCGGCAATCGGTGTGAAAGATCTAATTATTGCAGCAAGCCCCGATGGCATTCTGGTTTCGAAAAAAAGTGAAAGTCCGCGAGTTAAAGAACTAATAGACGGCGTGAACAAACGGCCCATGTACGAAGAACGGCGATGGGGCTGGTATCGCGTACTCGATCATATGAAGGTAAGAGACGGAGCCGAGGTAATTACAAAACGCATATGTATAAAAGCCTCAAAAAATATTAGTTATCAGACACATAGCTATCGCCATGAAGTTTGGACAATCATTAAAGGTACTGGGGAATTCGCTCTTAATGGCGAACTGTACTCCGTGAAAGCGGGAGATGTACTGCAAATTCCGATAGAAGCAGCGCATGGTATAAAGGCAATTACAGATTTAGAATTTATTGAAGTTCAATCGGGTTCTAAGCTTATAGAAGAAGATATCATTCGCATATACATGAAGTGGGATGAGGTGGTGACGCATTGTAGTGCAGTTGTGAGCTAG